The proteins below come from a single Lepeophtheirus salmonis chromosome 4, UVic_Lsal_1.4, whole genome shotgun sequence genomic window:
- the LOC121115942 gene encoding cytochrome P450 3A9 encodes MFLIITIVTVVIFSLLYFYLNRRHGYLEKLPFPQEKPFLCFGSPPFFWHDYIHHKYYTEAFKRFKSKTFTRYSGSTPTICTIDPNFIKQITIKQFSNFHMTFFADVKDKNLSLDVSHGALWKLLRKELSPIFTSGKLKGMMEPVTEIADKFISYIDNQSSEGKSIKIKEKFQGLTLDIINACAYGIKTNSSQDPDHELLKTSKKLLENAIIMNNIPKCMILLLFNLFPGMIGYINVFGKAYDDLIQVANSIIDSRESGNIKKKDFINVLVEMRKNNLENPNELLNKEIITAQAVLFFVAGYATTSISLCNLIFILATNPEIQEAIYKEIVSSKDEDFDEHSYTSAVIKETLRMYPPATLHARLCTNDTEVEGVFIKQGTLIEMPIYASHFDSEFFPNPEIFKPERFFKENNSEIIPNTFRPFGDGNRICIAYRFAMMELQIILEKLVKKFQILPTHETKMTLTKGALFLFDTDDIGVQFKSRDH; translated from the exons atgtTTTTGATTATAACCATAGTCACAGTggtgattttttctttactatacttttatttaaatcgtCGCCATGGATATCTGGAGAAGTTGCCTTTCCCTCAAGAAAAACCATTCCTTTGCTTTGGAAGTCCACCTTTCTTCTGGCATGACTATATTCATCACAAATACTATACAGAGGCCTTCAAACGTTTCAAATCTAAAACATTTACTAGATATTCTGGATCAACTCCAACTATTTGCACTATTGATCCtaatttcataaaacaaattaCTATAAAACAATTCAGTAATTTCCATATGACCTTTTTTGCtg ATGTGAAAGATAAGAATTTGTCGCTAGATGTATCTCACGGGGCTCTATGGAAACTTCTTCGTAAAGAGTTGTCTCCTATATTCACATCTGGAAAATTGAAAGGGATGATGGAACCTGTTACAGAAATTGcagataaatttatatcttaCATTGACAACCAATCATCTGAGGGAAagtctattaaaattaaagaaaagtttcaaGGATTAACCTTAGATATAATTAATGCATGTGCTTATGGAATTAAAACCAATTCTAGTCAAGATCCAGATCATGAGCTCCTAAAGACATCAAAGAAATTGTTAGAAAATGCCATAATTATGAACAATATTCCAAAATGTATGATATTGttactttttaatctttttcctGGAATGATTGGTTACATTAATGTATTTGGAAAGGCATACGATGATTTGATTCAAGTAGCAAACTCTATCATTGATAGCCGGGAATCaggaaacataaaaaagaaagattttattaatgtattggTAGAAATGCGAAAGAATAATCTTGAAAATCCAAATGAACTActcaataaagaaattataactGCTCAAGCCgttcttttttttgtagcagGCTATGCTACAACATCCATTTCATTGTGTAACTTGATTTTCATCTTGGCAACTAATCCTGAAATTCAAGAAgcaatttataaagaaattgtatCTTCAAAGGATGAAGATTTTGATGAGCATTCTTATACATCAGCTGTAATAAAAGAAACGCTTCGAATGTATCCACCGGCGACATTGCATGCTAGATTATGTACTAACGATACTGAAGTAGAAGGAGTATTTATAAAGCAGGGAACGTTGATTGAAATGCCAATCTATGCCTCACATTTTGATTCAGAGTTCTTTCCTAACCCTGAGATCTTTAAACCTGAAcgatttttcaaagaaaacaatTCAGAGATAATACCCAATACATTTCGGCCCTTTGGAGATGGAAATCGAATTTGCATTGCTTATCGGTTTGCAATGATGGAGCTACAAATTATACTAGAAAAATTGGTTAAGAAGTTTCAAATTCTTCCCACACATGAAACCAAAATGACACTAACTAAAGGAGCATTGTTTCTGTTCGACACAGATGATATTGGAGTTCAATTTAAATCAAGGGATCACTAA
- the LOC121115944 gene encoding uncharacterized protein, which produces MILKLAISFSTLFIILFIQPVHSQKGSGNGDLQLPNESDCRNRIIHASFGGKQYFFSWEYSLTQNLSVNWITARNICRRHCMDTVSIETLEENQFIENRMLLTGTRFTWTSGRKCDFEGCDRPDLQPTHINGWFWSGSGVRLGSRNGRVEGDWSNTGGDGEAQPDNREFRVKGEHEESCIAVMNNFYNDGIVWHDIACYHKKPFVCESSDQLMDYINQRSNNLI; this is translated from the exons ATGATACTCAAACTAGCAATCAGCTTCTCAACTCTTTTTatcatactttttattcaacCCGTTCATTCTCAGAAGGGATCAGGAAACGGAGATCTTCAATTACCTAACGAATCTGACTGTCGAAATC GAATAATTCACGCATCCTTTGGTGGCAagcaatactttttttcatggGAGTATTCTTTAACACAAAATCTATCAGTTAATTGGATCACGGCTCGTAACATTTGTCGTAGACATTGTATGGATACTGTGAGCATTG AGACACTTGAAGAAAATCAATTCATCGAAAATCGCATGCTCCTAACGGGAACTCGCTTTACATGGACCTCTGGACGCAAATGTGATTTTGAAGGATGTGATCGCCCAGATCTACAGCCAACACATATCAATGGATGGTTTTGGTCCGGCTCTGGTGTTCGCCTCGGTAGCAGAAATGGAAGAGTTGAAGGAGATTGGTCCAATACAGGAGGTGATGGAGAGGCACAGCCTGATAACAGAGAGTTTAGAGTAAAG ggcGAACACGAAGAGTCTTGCATTGCAGTCATGAACAATTTCTACAACGACGGAATTGTTTGGCATGACATTGCATGCTACCATAAAAAACCATTTGTTTGCGAAAGCTCTGATCAACTCATGGACTACATAAATCAACGTAGTAATAACCtgatttaa